The following coding sequences lie in one Kitasatospora azatica KCTC 9699 genomic window:
- a CDS encoding acyl-CoA thioesterase, with the protein MARHIYACPLRWSDMDAFGHVNNVVFLRYLEEARIDFMFTQAAEAGAGEFAGGSVVARHEIDYKFPLVHRPAPVTIETWVTKIGAASVTVSYEIKDTAEDGTETVYVRASSVVVPFDLQVGRPRRISKVEHAFLSRFIEDSDRAKVAA; encoded by the coding sequence GTGGCACGCCACATCTACGCCTGCCCCCTGCGGTGGTCCGACATGGACGCCTTCGGCCACGTCAACAACGTGGTCTTCCTGCGCTACCTGGAGGAGGCCCGGATCGACTTCATGTTCACCCAGGCCGCCGAGGCCGGTGCGGGTGAGTTCGCGGGCGGTTCGGTGGTGGCCCGGCACGAGATCGACTACAAGTTCCCGCTGGTGCACCGGCCCGCACCGGTGACCATCGAGACCTGGGTGACCAAGATCGGCGCTGCCTCGGTCACGGTCTCCTACGAGATCAAGGACACCGCCGAGGACGGCACCGAGACGGTCTACGTCCGGGCCTCCAGCGTGGTGGTCCCGTTCGACCTGCAGGTCGGCCGCCCGCGTCGGATCAGCAAGGTGGAGCACGCGTTCCTCAGCCGCTTCATCGAGGACAGCGATCGGGCGAAGGTCGCCGCGTGA
- a CDS encoding ABC transporter permease, translating into MNAAPIRQADAPDKQADVPRERASAFASLSRVMFVAFLRDRTALFFMLALPLMFLLLFGFLFKGATSPHVKVAQVGPVAALDSIKGDERKGLEQVLTISQIGDEATALQKVRKGDLDGLVEQGPNGQIVVRYSASDQVRAGGLQAVLQSVVQTANQRATGQPPAWTVAASQVEDQTMKPIQYLTPGLLGWAVATGAIFSASLSLVSWRKKRLLRRLRLAPVSIGSIVGSRVLVTTVVALVQTAIFLLVATTPVFGLKLTGNWWLVIPLVVCATLAFMSIGLVTGAIAKTEEAANGINQVIILPMSFLSGAFFPLDGSPAWLRQLSHVFPLRYLVTSAQSVLSRGGGVLDALPAMTGLLAFALVLTGIAWRLFSWEEA; encoded by the coding sequence ATGAACGCCGCACCCATAAGGCAGGCCGACGCGCCCGACAAGCAGGCCGACGTACCGAGAGAGCGGGCCAGCGCCTTCGCCAGCCTCTCCCGGGTGATGTTCGTGGCCTTCCTGCGCGACCGCACGGCGCTCTTCTTCATGCTGGCCCTGCCGTTGATGTTCCTGCTGCTCTTCGGCTTCCTTTTCAAGGGCGCCACCTCGCCGCACGTCAAGGTGGCCCAGGTCGGGCCGGTGGCGGCGCTCGACTCCATCAAGGGCGACGAGCGCAAGGGCCTGGAGCAGGTGCTGACGATCAGTCAGATCGGTGATGAGGCCACCGCCTTGCAGAAGGTGCGCAAGGGCGACCTGGACGGGCTGGTCGAGCAGGGACCGAACGGGCAGATCGTGGTCCGTTACAGCGCCTCCGACCAGGTCCGCGCGGGCGGTCTGCAGGCCGTCCTCCAGTCCGTGGTGCAGACGGCCAACCAGCGGGCCACCGGGCAGCCGCCGGCCTGGACGGTGGCTGCCTCGCAGGTGGAGGACCAGACGATGAAGCCGATCCAGTACCTCACTCCCGGCCTGCTGGGTTGGGCGGTGGCCACCGGGGCGATCTTCAGCGCCTCGCTCAGCCTGGTCTCCTGGCGCAAGAAGCGGCTGCTGCGGCGGCTGCGGCTGGCGCCGGTCAGCATCGGGTCGATCGTCGGCTCGCGGGTGCTGGTGACCACCGTGGTTGCGCTGGTGCAGACCGCGATCTTCCTGCTGGTGGCGACCACGCCGGTGTTCGGGCTCAAACTGACCGGGAACTGGTGGCTGGTGATCCCGCTGGTGGTCTGCGCGACCCTGGCGTTCATGTCGATCGGGCTGGTCACCGGGGCGATCGCGAAGACCGAGGAGGCGGCGAACGGGATCAACCAGGTGATCATCCTGCCGATGTCCTTCCTCTCCGGCGCCTTCTTCCCGCTCGACGGCTCACCCGCGTGGCTGCGGCAGCTCTCCCACGTCTTCCCGCTGCGGTACCTGGTCACCTCCGCCCAGTCGGTGCTCAGCCGGGGCGGCGGAGTACTGGACGCGCTGCCCGCGATGACCGGTCTGCTGGCCTTCGCCCTGGTCCTCACCGGCATCGCCTGGCGCCTGTTCAGCTGGGAGGAAGCCTAG
- a CDS encoding ABC transporter ATP-binding protein produces MTTAIAADGIRKRYGDVQAVDGVSLTVETGEFYGLLGPNGAGKTTTLEILEGIREPDEGRVELLGLKPWPRNTELLPRIGVQFQASAFFDRLTARETIRTFASFYGIGPKRADSWLDRVGLTDSASVPTDKMSGGQAQRLSIACALVHDPELVFLDEPTTGLDPQARRNLWDLLRDINAEGRTVVLTTHYLDEAEVLCDRVSVMDHGKVLRTGAPATLVRELDDTVRISVESGLIGAEAARELFAAAGAEVAAVEDDGVLLSVATRLPAPVLSVLAEQNALRGLEVRGATLEDVFLHLTGREYRA; encoded by the coding sequence ATGACAACAGCAATAGCCGCCGACGGGATCCGGAAGCGGTACGGGGATGTCCAGGCTGTCGACGGGGTGTCACTCACCGTCGAGACTGGCGAGTTCTACGGTCTGCTCGGGCCCAACGGCGCCGGCAAGACCACCACGTTGGAGATCCTGGAGGGGATCCGCGAGCCGGACGAGGGGCGGGTGGAGCTGCTCGGGCTGAAGCCCTGGCCGCGCAACACCGAACTGCTGCCGCGGATCGGCGTGCAGTTCCAGGCATCCGCCTTCTTCGACCGGCTGACGGCGCGCGAGACCATCCGCACCTTCGCCTCCTTCTACGGCATCGGTCCCAAGCGGGCCGACAGTTGGCTGGACCGGGTCGGGCTGACCGACTCCGCCTCGGTGCCCACCGACAAGATGTCCGGCGGCCAGGCGCAGCGGCTCTCGATCGCCTGCGCGCTGGTGCACGACCCGGAGTTGGTCTTCCTGGACGAGCCGACCACCGGCCTGGACCCCCAGGCCCGGCGCAACCTGTGGGACCTGCTGCGCGACATCAACGCCGAGGGCCGCACCGTGGTGCTGACCACGCACTACCTGGACGAGGCCGAGGTGCTCTGCGACCGGGTCTCCGTGATGGACCACGGCAAGGTGCTGCGCACCGGCGCACCCGCCACGCTGGTAAGGGAGTTGGACGACACCGTGCGGATCAGCGTGGAGTCGGGGCTGATCGGCGCCGAGGCCGCGCGCGAGCTGTTCGCGGCGGCGGGCGCCGAGGTGGCCGCGGTGGAGGACGACGGAGTGCTGCTCTCGGTCGCCACCCGGCTGCCCGCGCCGGTGCTCTCGGTGCTGGCCGAGCAGAACGCACTGCGCGGACTGGAGGTTCGCGGCGCCACGCTCGAGGACGTCTTCCTGCACCTGACCGGACGGGAGTACCGAGCATGA
- the ettA gene encoding energy-dependent translational throttle protein EttA, protein MAEFIYTMRKVRKAHGDKVILDDVTLSFLPGAKIGVVGPNGAGKSTVLKMMAGLEQPSNGEAFLSPGFTVGMLLQEPPLDESKTVLENVQDGVKETKGQLDRFNEIAELMATDYSDALLDEMGQLQEKLDHANAWDLDAQLEQAMDALGCPPGDWPVTSLSGGERRRVALCKLLLEAPDLLLLDEPTNHLDAESVNWLEQHLAKYAGTVVAVTHDRYFLDHVAEWILELDRGRAYPYEGNYSTYLETKQTRLKVEGQKDAKRAKRLKEELEWVRSNAKGRQAKSKARLARYEEMAAEADKMRKLDFEEIQIPPGPRLGSIVVEVDKLSKAFGEKVLIDGLSFTLPRNGIVGVIGPNGAGKTTLFKMLQGLETPDGGNVKVGETVKISYVDQGRSNIDPKKTLWEVVSDGLDWINVGQVEMPSRAYVSAFGFKGPDQQKPAGVLSGGERNRLNLALTLKQGGNLLLLDEPTNDLDVETLSSLENALLEFPGCAVVISHDRWFLDRVATHILAYEGESKWFWFEGNFESYEKNKIERLGADAARPHRATYKKLTRG, encoded by the coding sequence GTGGCGGAATTCATCTACACCATGCGCAAGGTGCGCAAGGCGCACGGCGACAAGGTCATCCTTGACGACGTGACGCTCAGCTTCCTTCCCGGGGCGAAGATCGGCGTTGTCGGCCCCAACGGCGCCGGTAAGTCCACCGTGCTGAAGATGATGGCCGGCCTGGAGCAGCCCTCCAACGGCGAGGCGTTCCTGTCGCCGGGCTTCACCGTCGGCATGCTCCTTCAGGAGCCGCCGCTGGACGAGTCCAAGACGGTCCTGGAGAACGTCCAGGACGGCGTCAAGGAGACCAAGGGCCAGCTCGACCGCTTCAACGAGATCGCCGAGCTGATGGCGACCGACTACTCGGACGCGCTGCTCGACGAGATGGGCCAGCTGCAGGAGAAGTTGGACCACGCCAACGCGTGGGACCTCGACGCCCAGCTGGAGCAGGCCATGGACGCGCTGGGCTGCCCGCCCGGCGACTGGCCGGTCACCAGCCTCTCCGGTGGTGAGCGCCGCCGGGTCGCGCTCTGCAAGCTGCTGCTCGAGGCCCCCGACCTGCTGCTGCTCGACGAGCCCACCAACCACCTTGACGCCGAGTCGGTGAACTGGCTGGAGCAGCACCTGGCCAAGTACGCCGGCACCGTCGTCGCCGTCACCCACGACCGGTACTTCCTGGACCACGTCGCGGAGTGGATCCTGGAGCTCGACCGCGGTCGCGCCTACCCGTACGAGGGCAACTACTCCACCTACCTCGAGACCAAGCAGACCCGTCTCAAGGTCGAGGGCCAGAAGGACGCCAAGCGCGCCAAGCGGCTCAAGGAGGAGCTGGAGTGGGTCCGCTCCAACGCCAAGGGTCGTCAGGCGAAGTCCAAGGCCCGCCTCGCCCGGTACGAGGAGATGGCGGCCGAGGCCGACAAGATGCGGAAGCTGGACTTCGAGGAGATCCAGATCCCGCCGGGCCCGCGCCTGGGCAGCATCGTGGTCGAGGTGGACAAGCTGTCCAAGGCCTTCGGCGAGAAGGTGCTGATCGACGGCCTGTCCTTCACCCTCCCGCGCAACGGCATCGTCGGCGTGATCGGCCCGAACGGTGCCGGTAAGACCACGCTCTTCAAGATGCTGCAGGGCCTGGAGACGCCGGACGGCGGCAACGTCAAGGTCGGCGAGACGGTCAAGATCAGCTACGTCGACCAGGGCCGCTCCAACATCGACCCGAAGAAGACCCTGTGGGAGGTCGTCTCCGACGGCCTCGACTGGATCAACGTCGGCCAGGTCGAGATGCCGTCCCGCGCCTACGTCTCGGCGTTCGGTTTCAAGGGTCCGGACCAGCAGAAGCCGGCCGGTGTGCTCTCCGGTGGTGAGCGCAACCGTCTGAACCTGGCGCTCACCCTCAAGCAGGGCGGCAACCTGCTGCTCCTCGACGAGCCGACCAACGACCTCGACGTCGAGACCCTCTCCTCGCTGGAGAACGCGCTGCTGGAGTTCCCGGGCTGCGCCGTGGTCATCTCCCACGACCGCTGGTTCCTGGACCGAGTGGCCACCCACATCCTCGCCTACGAGGGCGAGAGCAAGTGGTTCTGGTTCGAGGGCAACTTCGAGTCCTACGAGAAGAACAAGATCGAGCGGCTGGGTGCTGACGCGGCCCGTCCGCACCGGGCGACCTACAAGAAGCTGACCCGCGGCTGA
- a CDS encoding FtsX-like permease family protein has translation MGGFVLRRLRSRLALAGAAALTIVLTAAVLAALNAFDAGVGDAGVRRALLVQDRSRATVQVTTDTDLAGRPKADKQVHGLARDIFDSLPSTVRMVARSHAYALPVTGAKTADGKPADPDLTLLATIDPAKVALTGGRLPQPATAGAPVEVAAPDVAISRLGLNPSALPLALRLVDRLDGSAKDVLVTGTYHPADGTDPYWQLDPLGGHGLQVSGFATYGPLLTPDTAFSSGAVAQQGINWLVTGDFGAAKAADMDALRTRIPERIAAFQNTTGNSATSQLPDALGDLHNDLLVAESTLVIGALQLAVLAIAALVLVTRLLSERQTTENALLTARGAAWYRVAGVTALEAGVLALPAALLAPLLTPVLLGLLGRFGPLADTGVRLDGGLDLSSWLITVGVAIGAVLIVLIPTVARTGGAVLQRRAGRRQALAFGLARSGADLALLALAVLAYLQLSHYGSGQGGSAGGGALSADAGGQLGLDPVLVTAPTLALCAGTVLALRLLPLAARLGERRATRGRGLPAALAGWQFARRPRRNAGPVLLMVLAVSMGMLALGQAASLSASQRDQADFTSAHGLRVSNVGLPALGQAGVLTSLPGGDRFLPVSRQELPLRGGSFGQLLAVDSKRAADGVTMRPDLTGGQNLARLLGQLADPTSPSTTLQNTTAQNTTVQSTATAQSTDGIVLPGAPIQLSLDLSVRTTFDPELQPPSQLDPRYGGPRLGDGPGDPPDAHAPRLRLDLHDRFGLTFSVEVINLPDQGDRTVTADMSALFAAPAGRPAYPLTLTGIEVSYDETPAGNVHQQLTVHRIGSVDSPGAAVQPATHSADLKWQAKTTAAADRAKNAESPDAVLDPAAGQDLLTMHYFTGRGSQTNLARVAFPGPGGAVPSTIDAIATQDFLTATGTTVGAELPIQLGTNNLTFKIIGVVPALPTAGSPGGGPSAAVLADLATIDRVIAATGDNPLAPTEWWLPSRGRGDQVPATMATALKNSIFPAQIRLDRQLVTDFREDPLGAAPQSGLLALTIAAAVLAAIGFAAAAVGAAGERAAEFAVLRALGTPQRQLARTAAAEQGILIALGLGVGTLLGIALVHLVVPLTVLTPAAHRPVPSVQVVLPLWQVLILLPAVAALPALLTVHRVLRPARAAETVARLRHSEEM, from the coding sequence ATGGGCGGCTTCGTCCTGCGCAGATTGCGCAGCAGGCTCGCGCTGGCCGGTGCCGCGGCGCTGACCATCGTGTTGACGGCTGCGGTGCTCGCCGCGCTCAACGCCTTCGACGCGGGCGTCGGGGACGCGGGGGTGCGCCGCGCACTGCTGGTCCAGGACCGCTCCCGGGCCACCGTCCAGGTGACCACCGACACCGACCTCGCCGGGCGGCCCAAGGCCGACAAGCAGGTGCACGGGCTGGCCCGGGACATCTTCGACTCGCTGCCCAGCACCGTGCGGATGGTGGCCCGCAGCCACGCCTACGCCCTGCCCGTCACCGGTGCGAAGACCGCGGACGGCAAGCCCGCCGACCCCGACCTGACCCTGCTCGCGACCATCGACCCGGCGAAGGTCGCCCTCACCGGGGGCCGGCTGCCGCAGCCCGCCACGGCCGGTGCGCCGGTCGAGGTGGCGGCGCCGGATGTGGCGATCAGCCGGCTCGGCCTGAATCCGTCGGCTCTGCCGCTGGCCCTGCGCCTGGTCGACCGCCTGGACGGTTCGGCCAAGGACGTCCTGGTCACCGGCACCTACCACCCCGCCGACGGGACCGACCCGTACTGGCAGCTCGACCCGCTGGGCGGGCACGGGCTGCAGGTCAGCGGCTTCGCCACGTACGGACCGCTGCTGACCCCCGACACCGCCTTCAGCAGCGGAGCGGTCGCCCAGCAGGGCATCAACTGGCTGGTCACCGGCGACTTCGGCGCCGCGAAGGCCGCCGACATGGATGCCCTGCGCACGCGCATCCCCGAGCGGATCGCCGCCTTCCAGAACACCACCGGAAACTCGGCGACCAGCCAACTCCCGGACGCGCTGGGTGATCTGCACAACGACCTGCTGGTCGCCGAGTCCACCCTGGTGATCGGCGCGCTGCAGCTGGCGGTCCTGGCGATCGCCGCGCTGGTCCTGGTGACCAGGCTGCTGAGCGAACGTCAGACCACCGAGAACGCACTGCTCACCGCGCGTGGCGCGGCCTGGTACCGGGTCGCCGGGGTGACCGCGCTGGAGGCGGGTGTGCTGGCGCTGCCGGCCGCCCTGCTGGCGCCGCTGCTCACGCCCGTCCTGCTGGGCCTGCTCGGCCGGTTCGGCCCACTCGCCGACACCGGGGTGCGCCTCGACGGCGGACTGGACCTCAGCTCCTGGCTGATCACCGTCGGCGTGGCGATCGGCGCCGTACTGATCGTGCTGATACCCACCGTCGCGCGGACCGGCGGCGCGGTACTGCAGCGGCGGGCCGGTCGGCGTCAGGCGCTGGCCTTCGGGTTGGCCCGCTCCGGCGCCGACCTCGCCCTGCTCGCCCTGGCCGTGCTGGCCTACCTGCAGCTCTCGCACTACGGCTCGGGGCAAGGCGGATCGGCCGGCGGCGGCGCGCTGTCGGCCGACGCCGGCGGCCAACTCGGCCTGGACCCGGTGCTGGTCACCGCACCGACGCTGGCGCTGTGCGCGGGCACCGTCCTGGCGCTGCGGCTGCTGCCGCTGGCCGCCCGGCTGGGCGAACGGCGAGCCACCCGGGGCCGTGGGCTGCCGGCCGCGCTGGCCGGCTGGCAGTTCGCCCGCCGGCCCCGGCGCAACGCCGGCCCGGTGCTGCTGATGGTGCTCGCGGTCTCGATGGGCATGCTGGCGCTCGGCCAGGCCGCCTCGCTCAGCGCCTCGCAGCGCGACCAGGCCGACTTCACCTCGGCCCATGGACTCCGGGTGAGCAACGTCGGCCTGCCCGCTCTAGGCCAGGCCGGAGTGCTCACCTCGCTGCCCGGCGGTGACCGGTTCCTGCCCGTCTCGCGGCAGGAACTCCCGCTGCGCGGCGGCAGTTTCGGCCAGCTGCTGGCCGTCGACAGCAAGCGCGCGGCCGACGGCGTGACGATGCGTCCCGACCTCACAGGCGGGCAGAACCTCGCCCGGCTGCTCGGCCAGCTGGCCGACCCGACCTCGCCCAGCACCACCTTGCAGAACACCACCGCGCAGAACACCACCGTGCAGAGCACCGCGACCGCGCAGAGCACCGACGGGATCGTGCTGCCGGGCGCACCGATCCAGCTCAGCCTGGACCTCTCGGTACGGACCACCTTCGACCCCGAACTGCAGCCCCCGTCGCAGCTCGACCCCCGCTACGGCGGCCCCCGGCTCGGCGACGGCCCCGGCGATCCGCCGGACGCCCACGCGCCGCGGCTACGGCTCGACCTGCACGACCGGTTCGGGCTCACCTTCAGCGTGGAGGTGATCAACCTGCCCGACCAGGGTGACCGCACCGTCACCGCCGACATGTCCGCGCTCTTCGCGGCCCCCGCCGGCCGGCCGGCCTACCCGCTGACCCTGACCGGCATCGAGGTCAGCTACGACGAGACCCCGGCCGGCAATGTGCACCAGCAGCTGACCGTGCACCGGATCGGCTCCGTCGACTCACCGGGCGCCGCCGTGCAACCGGCCACCCACTCGGCCGACCTGAAGTGGCAGGCGAAGACCACCGCAGCGGCCGACCGGGCCAAGAACGCCGAATCGCCGGACGCCGTACTGGACCCGGCGGCCGGTCAGGACCTGTTGACCATGCACTACTTCACCGGGCGGGGCAGCCAGACCAACCTCGCACGTGTGGCCTTCCCCGGCCCCGGCGGCGCCGTCCCCAGCACGATCGACGCGATCGCCACCCAGGACTTCCTGACCGCCACCGGCACCACCGTCGGAGCCGAGCTGCCGATCCAGCTCGGCACCAACAACCTGACCTTCAAGATCATCGGCGTGGTGCCGGCGCTGCCCACCGCGGGCAGTCCCGGCGGCGGGCCCAGCGCCGCGGTGCTGGCCGACCTCGCCACCATCGACCGGGTGATCGCCGCCACCGGCGACAACCCGCTCGCGCCCACCGAGTGGTGGCTGCCCAGTCGGGGCCGCGGCGACCAGGTGCCGGCCACCATGGCCACCGCCCTGAAGAACAGCATCTTCCCGGCCCAGATCCGGCTCGACCGGCAGTTGGTGACCGACTTCCGCGAAGACCCGCTGGGCGCCGCCCCCCAGTCCGGGCTGCTGGCGCTCACCATCGCCGCCGCCGTGCTGGCCGCGATCGGCTTCGCTGCGGCGGCCGTCGGAGCCGCCGGGGAGCGGGCCGCCGAGTTCGCCGTACTGCGCGCGCTCGGCACCCCGCAGCGGCAGCTGGCCCGCACCGCCGCCGCCGAGCAGGGCATCCTGATCGCCCTCGGGCTCGGCGTCGGGACGCTGCTGGGCATCGCGCTGGTGCACCTGGTGGTACCGCTCACCGTGCTCACCCCCGCGGCGCACCGGCCGGTCCCGTCGGTGCAGGTGGTGCTGCCGCTCTGGCAGGTGCTGATACTGCTGCCGGCGGTCGCCGCACTGCCCGCCCTGCTGACCGTCCACCGGGTGCTGCGGCCGGCCCGAGCCGCCGAGACCGTCGCCCGCCTGCGCCACTCGGAGGAGATGTGA
- a CDS encoding thioester domain-containing protein: MLASSVAVGGGFAMAGAAAAAGGDGGSGVTATLESGNVKPGGFVKINDSDWLADGGLMKLKTSDGSTLLTYCIDIKTEAQDNAVYQETGWASSSLATNSDKTAPGKINWILQNSYPKVSDLAVLAKEAGAGSLTEDQAAAATQAAIWHFSDHVKAVPKDEDAAKLTDYLESHAVSVDEPAPSLTLTPPAVSGKSGALLGPIGVSTTGTSVAASLDATSSAAGVVLTDKNGTVLSDKNGKLTAPAKNGDSFFVKAPVGANAGTATISASTSAQVQAGRAFTSPGSQTLILAGAQTVTATANAKASWVPNGPAPAISAALVCQQNSVVVTITNSGDQDFKTTVSEKSFTKPVTVKPGATETVAVPEAQGAQYSITVTPGQNGKSQTFTGTVDCHVATSGGGTGGTTPTPSASPSPSSSPSHPASSAPATPAAGNTTGGGSLASTGGGGATPLIAGIAGALVLVGAGAVYTMRRRGRHGRTAA; the protein is encoded by the coding sequence ATGCTCGCGTCGAGTGTCGCGGTCGGTGGCGGGTTCGCGATGGCGGGTGCGGCTGCTGCCGCCGGCGGTGACGGTGGGTCAGGCGTGACCGCCACGCTGGAGAGCGGGAACGTCAAGCCGGGCGGCTTCGTCAAGATCAACGACAGTGACTGGCTCGCCGATGGCGGTCTGATGAAGCTGAAGACCAGTGATGGCTCGACGCTGCTGACGTACTGCATCGACATCAAGACCGAGGCGCAGGACAACGCGGTCTACCAGGAGACCGGCTGGGCCTCGAGCTCGCTCGCGACCAACTCGGACAAGACGGCGCCCGGCAAGATCAACTGGATCCTGCAGAACTCCTACCCGAAGGTCTCCGACCTGGCCGTCCTCGCCAAGGAGGCTGGTGCCGGGTCGCTCACCGAGGATCAGGCCGCCGCCGCCACGCAGGCCGCCATCTGGCACTTCTCGGACCACGTCAAGGCGGTCCCGAAGGATGAGGACGCGGCCAAGCTCACCGACTACCTGGAGTCGCACGCGGTCAGTGTCGACGAGCCGGCCCCGTCGCTGACCCTCACGCCGCCGGCGGTGTCCGGTAAGAGCGGTGCGCTGCTCGGCCCGATCGGCGTCTCCACCACGGGCACCTCGGTGGCCGCCTCGCTCGACGCGACCTCCAGCGCGGCCGGCGTCGTTCTCACCGACAAGAACGGCACCGTCCTCTCCGACAAGAACGGCAAGCTGACCGCGCCCGCCAAGAACGGCGACTCGTTCTTCGTGAAGGCCCCGGTCGGTGCGAACGCGGGCACCGCGACCATCTCGGCCTCCACCTCGGCCCAGGTCCAGGCCGGTCGGGCGTTCACCAGCCCGGGCAGCCAGACCCTGATCCTCGCGGGCGCGCAGACCGTCACCGCGACCGCCAACGCCAAGGCCAGCTGGGTCCCGAACGGGCCGGCCCCGGCGATCTCGGCTGCCCTGGTCTGCCAGCAGAACTCGGTCGTCGTGACCATCACCAACAGTGGTGACCAGGACTTCAAGACCACCGTGTCGGAGAAGTCCTTCACCAAGCCGGTCACGGTGAAGCCCGGCGCCACCGAGACCGTCGCGGTCCCCGAGGCCCAGGGCGCGCAGTACAGCATCACTGTCACCCCCGGCCAGAACGGCAAGTCGCAGACCTTCACCGGTACCGTCGACTGCCACGTCGCGACCTCCGGTGGCGGTACCGGTGGGACCACTCCCACCCCGAGCGCCTCGCCGAGCCCGAGCAGCTCCCCGAGCCACCCGGCCAGCTCCGCCCCGGCCACCCCGGCCGCCGGTAACACCACGGGCGGCGGGAGCCTGGCCTCCACCGGTGGTGGCGGCGCGACCCCGCTGATCGCGGGCATCGCCGGCGCGCTGGTCCTGGTCGGTGCCGGCGCGGTCTACACGATGCGCCGCCGCGGCCGCCACGGGCGCACCGCCGCCTGA
- a CDS encoding globin — MTEIGRSGTREESFFEAVGGEAAFRRLVHRFYQGVAGDELLRPMYPEEDLGPAEERLTLFLMQYWGGPRTYSEERGHPRLRMRHVPFKVDRAAHDAWLRHMRVAVDELALEPAAEQQLWDYLTYAAASMINSD; from the coding sequence GTGACTGAGATCGGGCGTAGTGGGACTCGCGAGGAGAGCTTCTTCGAGGCGGTCGGCGGCGAGGCCGCCTTCCGCCGGCTGGTGCACCGGTTCTACCAGGGGGTGGCCGGGGACGAGCTGCTGCGCCCGATGTACCCCGAGGAGGACCTCGGTCCGGCCGAAGAGCGTCTGACCCTCTTCCTGATGCAGTACTGGGGTGGCCCGCGCACCTACAGCGAGGAGCGCGGGCACCCCCGGTTGCGGATGCGCCACGTGCCGTTCAAGGTGGACCGGGCCGCGCACGACGCCTGGTTGCGGCACATGCGCGTGGCGGTGGACGAGCTGGCCTTGGAGCCGGCGGCCGAGCAGCAGCTGTGGGACTACCTGACGTACGCCGCCGCGTCGATGATCAACTCCGATTGA
- a CDS encoding ABC transporter ATP-binding protein, translated as MQQRAKAARDTPAYGHDSVIACDRVVRIFTADRVEVQALQGLDLLVRKGDLIALVGASGSGKSTLLNILAGLDVPSAGSATVADCDLLTMTPKERLRYRREVVGFVWQQTARNLMPFLTAAQNVTLPMQLNGERWSAGRTKRRAARAAELLEALGIAHLGDRRPAQLSGGEQQRVAIAVAMANNPSVLLADEPTGELDSETAASIFEAFRTVNRELGATVVIVTHDPMVAGEVRRTVAIRDGRTSSEVLRHTLTGEDGTESVSEREYVMLDRTGRVQLPREFLAALGMEHRVAIDLAADHIAVWPDDHPEG; from the coding sequence CTGCAACAGCGGGCCAAGGCGGCTCGAGACACCCCCGCCTACGGGCACGACTCGGTGATCGCCTGCGACCGGGTGGTCCGCATCTTCACCGCCGACCGGGTCGAGGTGCAGGCCCTGCAGGGCCTCGACCTGCTGGTCCGCAAGGGCGACCTGATCGCCCTGGTCGGCGCCTCGGGCAGCGGAAAGTCCACCCTGCTCAACATCCTGGCCGGGCTCGACGTGCCGTCGGCCGGTTCGGCCACCGTCGCCGACTGCGACCTGCTGACCATGACGCCCAAGGAGCGGCTGCGCTACCGGCGCGAGGTGGTGGGCTTCGTCTGGCAGCAGACGGCCCGCAACCTGATGCCCTTCCTGACCGCCGCGCAGAACGTCACGCTGCCGATGCAGCTGAACGGCGAGCGCTGGTCGGCCGGTCGGACCAAGCGGCGGGCGGCACGGGCCGCCGAACTGCTGGAAGCCCTCGGCATCGCCCACCTCGGCGACCGGCGGCCGGCCCAGCTCTCCGGCGGCGAGCAGCAGCGGGTGGCGATCGCGGTGGCGATGGCGAACAACCCCTCGGTGCTGCTGGCCGACGAGCCGACCGGTGAACTCGACTCGGAGACCGCCGCCTCGATCTTCGAGGCCTTCCGCACCGTCAACCGCGAACTGGGCGCGACCGTGGTGATCGTGACCCATGACCCGATGGTGGCGGGCGAAGTCCGCCGCACGGTGGCGATCCGGGACGGGCGCACCAGCTCCGAGGTGCTGCGGCACACGCTGACCGGCGAGGACGGCACGGAGTCGGTCAGCGAGCGGGAGTACGTGATGCTGGACCGCACCGGCCGGGTGCAGCTGCCGCGCGAGTTCCTGGCCGCGCTGGGGATGGAGCACCGGGTGGCGATCGACCTGGCCGCCGACCACATCGCGGTGTGGCCGGACGACCATCCGGAGGGGTGA